From the genome of Psychroserpens ponticola, one region includes:
- a CDS encoding T9SS type A sorting domain-containing protein encodes MLVLTFLLFSLFSIQAQTYCEDIAGRNCDDCPTIPVSPNPDMLVNCEDSIDIILIIDESNSIDSQTLENNVRDGVLAFLGELECKPVRVALIEFGSVANYVVPTYRAVGTSLTTDITNYFNDNVGFNGNTYTPDNFSNNNLGGTNWQAALLRANALPTADLLLMFTDGKPTAYSPNANNPGSSYDFCDSGSDTEEAEIYNAAIVANLLKAKDTHMFVLGIGNASSTYIPSITGTNEYNPSDGDLISNSDYEIDPNFANLAACFRNIANNLCSIIVESVGSTVCQGETNGVIDITLTTLAIGPFTVTVTNGPTSVSPFSTSQTNFSVSNLAAGTYKVKVESNDGCYEEGSVFVTIGVDTPDATCNNLADVLLETCTATIPTNFDAGDTDGELADVFSDVLTCGTAGIRHEDSNPGDICNGTTITRTYYLTDDTVDVQGVTCTRDFVFTAPALALSAAPADVTTSACVNPADEFAAWILALENMSATGGCNAEVEYSEDLNTLSVSGFCNTTAQVITVNINAKDDCGETTPVTATFTVSAYSNDLTLVGTCPTANEVDGCSTNLEISAAFDTWKSAVLANFSATGGCNAEVEYSTDVSALQAPTQCGSTDQIISVDINAKDDCGETSITTCSFTVKAFASTLLVTEVTDESYNSCDYTSQSGLDAAFQAFLDKFGYTGGCDASGQLASAYSAPDLCSGGTVSVTYNVTDLCESDNETASFTITPSEALEVSCATAVSLSSSSTQQEIEDAYDAWKLEFTKTGGCEATDNLDTFPSLPSFDCGTAVDLSFTYTAIDRCHPNGVSCSSTFFVPGIVGLTVTCPDPVNLPACSSDADILEAYNAWKAGFVVNGGDNPTSNIALLEAFDTTQLLNCYGGTSLGFNFYAYDACHPNGVNCRSDFIIDSSEILGLSRKPADVTTSACVNPADEFAAWILALENMTVSGGCNAEVEYSVDLATLSVSGYCNTTAQVVSVDINAKDDCGETNPVTATFTVPAYSNDLALIGDCPTENGVDGCSTNAEISAAFDTWKAAVLANFSATGGCNAEVEYSTDVSALQAPTQCGTADQIISVDINAKDECGQTSVTTCSFTVKAFDSTLEVTDVSDESYDSCDYTSQSGVDSAFQAFLDKFGYTGGCDASGQLASAYSAPDLCVGGTVNVTYNVTDLCESDNETASFTITPSEALEVSCATAVSLSSSSTQQEIEDAYDAWKLEFTKTGGCEATDNLDTFPSLPSFDCGTAVDLSFTYTAIDRCHPNGVSCSSTFFVPGIVGLTVTCPDPVNLPACSSDADILEAYNAWKAGFVVNGGDNPTSNIALLEAFDTTQLLNCYGGTSLGFNFYAYDACHPNGVNCRSDFIIDSSEILGLSRKPADVTTSACVNPADEFAAWILALENMTVSGGCNAEVEYSVDLATLSVSGYCNTTAQVVSVDINAKDDCGETNPVTATFTVPAYSNDLALIGDCPTENGVDGCSTNAEISAAFDTWKAAVLANFSATGGCNAEVEYSTDVSALQAPTQCGTADQIISVDINAKDECGQTSVTTCSFTVKAFDSTLEVTDVSDESYDSCDYTSQSGVDSAFQAFLDKFGYTGGCDASGQLASAYSAPDLCVGGTVNVTYNVTDLCESDNETASFTITPSAALEVSCPSAVSLDSSSTEQEISDAYEAWKLEFTKTGGCEATDNLGTFPSLPDFNCGTAVDLNFTYRATDRCHPNGVTCSSTFYVPGVTGLTVNCPTDVNLDSCTSSADILTAYNLWIAGFGVNNGDSPTSNIGDIPALPAYECGTAIDLSFTLSATDTCNPNGVSCTSTFKVEAAADLTLVGTCPTVNEVDGCSTNAEISSAFEIWKAAVLANFSATGGCNAEVEYSTDVSALQAPTQCGTTDQVISVDVNASDDCAKTTAITCSFTVKAFESTLELAEVADESYASCDYADQTGVDAAFQTFLDKFGYTGGCDASGQLASVYSAPDLCAGGTVSVTYDVTDLCENGSDTASFTITPSEVLEVSCPTAVNLDASSTQQEIEAAYAAWKLGFSMTGGCEATDNLGSFPSLPSYVCDTSIDLSFDYVATDRCHPNGVSCSSTFNVEGRESVNAGGNGALTICENGTVTAQELFEALGGDPDEGGTWSPEPNGANIYTYTVQGTDPCPDAMATITVEELNLEISASEPICDEEIGTYTVNVQVSEGTVSSTLGIPVDNGGGSWTIINIPTDNNIVVTTTSTVSNDVECTSYIEVISPDCICIELEVDYTDVSCFGLDDGTITISYVTEGAIVTVNGDLYDADMFYEPGTYTVVAYFEGNDDDDCIISQDVTIVEPVLVDVQVSSTDATCFGADDGTITIESLSEGAFYTIKLNGIGSDLSGQDYFSPGTYVVEAKLIDNALNRNGSFDKKNETTRSQNPCVDGKLVVIGEPNELICKIGSPLSGDLVKCQESFDNTLSVAALGGTGPYTYEWTINKVGRIHGWAFDSAIDGSTISYFTGIENVRFTVEITDANGCTTMCDYQLSSTCSKSDYYNMFGRDNDFNFETFPNPTKGKLTIKTNRLTDNNAIVELYDLIGTRIFSQSFNKISDKKINIDLSGLASQVYYLKVITKDGTKIKKVILDK; translated from the coding sequence TTGCTCGTTTTGACTTTTTTATTGTTTAGTCTTTTCTCAATTCAAGCTCAAACGTATTGTGAAGATATTGCAGGGAGAAATTGTGATGACTGTCCAACGATTCCTGTAAGTCCTAATCCAGATATGTTAGTGAACTGCGAAGACTCAATTGATATTATTTTAATTATTGATGAATCTAATTCTATAGATTCTCAAACTTTAGAAAATAATGTTAGAGATGGTGTGTTAGCATTTTTAGGTGAACTTGAATGTAAACCAGTGAGAGTGGCATTGATAGAATTTGGATCAGTAGCTAATTATGTCGTTCCAACCTATAGAGCAGTTGGAACCTCGCTTACTACTGATATTACAAATTATTTTAATGATAATGTTGGTTTTAATGGTAATACCTATACACCAGATAATTTTTCTAATAATAATTTAGGTGGTACCAATTGGCAGGCAGCTTTATTAAGAGCTAATGCGTTACCAACTGCAGATTTGTTATTAATGTTTACCGATGGAAAACCAACAGCATATTCTCCAAATGCTAATAATCCAGGATCTAGTTATGATTTTTGTGATAGTGGTAGTGACACAGAAGAGGCAGAAATATATAATGCTGCTATTGTGGCAAACTTATTAAAAGCTAAAGATACACACATGTTTGTTTTAGGTATTGGAAATGCTTCTTCTACTTATATTCCAAGTATAACAGGGACAAATGAATATAATCCATCAGATGGAGATCTAATTTCTAATTCAGATTATGAAATTGATCCTAATTTTGCTAATCTAGCAGCTTGTTTTCGTAATATAGCTAATAATTTATGTTCTATTATAGTTGAAAGTGTAGGTTCTACTGTATGTCAGGGAGAAACAAATGGAGTTATTGATATTACATTAACAACACTTGCTATTGGGCCTTTTACAGTAACAGTAACAAATGGGCCAACGAGTGTTAGTCCATTTTCTACTTCTCAAACAAATTTTTCTGTATCTAATCTTGCTGCAGGAACGTATAAAGTTAAAGTAGAATCTAATGATGGATGCTATGAAGAAGGAAGTGTGTTTGTAACTATTGGAGTTGATACTCCTGATGCTACTTGTAATAATTTAGCAGATGTACTATTAGAAACTTGTACTGCAACGATTCCAACTAATTTTGATGCTGGTGATACAGATGGCGAATTAGCTGATGTATTTTCAGATGTATTAACTTGTGGAACAGCAGGAATTAGACATGAAGATAGTAATCCAGGAGATATTTGTAATGGAACAACTATTACTAGAACTTATTATTTAACTGATGATACAGTAGATGTTCAAGGAGTAACTTGTACAAGAGATTTTGTGTTTACAGCTCCAGCATTAGCATTAAGTGCAGCTCCAGCAGATGTTACTACATCAGCTTGTGTGAATCCAGCAGATGAGTTTGCAGCATGGATATTAGCATTAGAAAACATGAGTGCCACAGGAGGTTGTAATGCAGAGGTAGAATATTCAGAAGATCTAAATACATTATCTGTATCTGGATTCTGTAATACAACAGCACAAGTAATTACAGTAAATATAAATGCAAAGGATGATTGCGGTGAAACAACACCAGTAACAGCGACATTTACTGTTTCAGCTTATTCAAATGATTTAACATTGGTTGGCACTTGCCCAACAGCTAATGAAGTAGATGGTTGTTCAACAAATTTAGAAATATCAGCAGCATTCGATACATGGAAATCAGCAGTATTAGCAAACTTTAGTGCCACTGGAGGTTGTAATGCAGAGGTTGAGTATTCTACAGATGTATCAGCTTTACAAGCACCTACACAGTGTGGTAGTACAGATCAAATAATCTCAGTAGATATCAATGCTAAGGACGATTGTGGAGAAACATCAATAACAACTTGTAGTTTTACAGTGAAAGCTTTTGCTTCAACATTACTTGTTACAGAGGTAACAGATGAGAGTTATAATTCATGTGATTATACAAGTCAGTCAGGATTAGATGCAGCGTTTCAAGCGTTCTTAGATAAATTTGGATATACAGGAGGTTGTGATGCTTCAGGACAATTAGCAAGTGCTTATAGTGCACCAGACTTATGTTCAGGAGGAACAGTAAGTGTGACTTATAATGTAACAGATTTATGTGAATCTGATAATGAAACAGCAAGTTTCACGATTACACCTTCAGAAGCATTAGAAGTGAGTTGTGCAACAGCTGTTAGTTTAAGTTCTTCATCAACACAACAAGAGATAGAAGATGCTTACGATGCATGGAAGCTAGAGTTCACTAAAACAGGAGGTTGTGAAGCAACCGATAACTTAGATACGTTCCCAAGCTTACCAAGTTTTGATTGTGGTACAGCTGTAGACCTTAGTTTTACATACACAGCAATAGATCGTTGTCATCCAAATGGCGTAAGTTGTAGTTCAACATTCTTTGTGCCTGGAATAGTAGGTTTGACAGTAACATGTCCAGATCCAGTTAATTTACCAGCATGTAGTTCTGATGCAGATATTTTAGAAGCCTACAATGCATGGAAAGCAGGCTTTGTTGTCAACGGTGGAGATAATCCAACATCAAATATTGCTTTACTTGAAGCCTTTGACACCACACAATTATTGAATTGTTATGGAGGTACATCTTTAGGCTTTAATTTTTATGCTTATGATGCTTGTCATCCAAATGGAGTAAATTGTCGTTCAGATTTTATAATTGATTCAAGTGAAATATTAGGATTAAGTAGAAAACCAGCTGATGTAACTACATCAGCCTGTGTAAATCCAGCAGATGAGTTTGCAGCATGGATTTTAGCTTTAGAAAATATGACAGTATCAGGAGGTTGTAATGCTGAGGTTGAGTATTCAGTAGATTTAGCAACATTGTCTGTAAGTGGCTATTGTAATACAACAGCACAAGTCGTATCAGTAGATATTAATGCTAAGGATGATTGTGGAGAAACAAATCCAGTAACAGCAACGTTTACAGTTCCAGCTTACTCAAATGATTTAGCTTTAATTGGTGATTGCCCAACAGAAAATGGAGTAGATGGCTGTTCAACCAATGCAGAGATTTCAGCAGCTTTCGATACATGGAAAGCAGCAGTATTAGCTAACTTTAGTGCAACAGGAGGTTGTAATGCAGAGGTAGAATATTCTACAGATGTATCAGCTTTACAAGCACCAACTCAATGTGGAACCGCAGACCAAATCATTTCAGTAGATATAAATGCTAAGGATGAATGTGGACAAACTTCAGTAACAACATGTAGCTTTACAGTTAAAGCTTTTGATTCTACCTTAGAAGTGACAGATGTATCAGATGAGAGTTATGATTCATGTGATTATACAAGTCAGTCAGGAGTAGATTCAGCATTCCAAGCATTTTTAGATAAGTTTGGTTATACAGGAGGTTGTGATGCTTCAGGACAATTGGCAAGTGCTTATAGTGCACCAGACTTATGTGTTGGAGGAACAGTAAATGTGACGTATAACGTAACCGATTTATGTGAATCTGATAATGAAACAGCAAGTTTCACGATTACACCTTCAGAAGCATTAGAAGTGAGTTGTGCAACAGCTGTTAGTTTAAGTTCTTCATCAACACAACAAGAGATAGAAGATGCTTACGATGCATGGAAGCTAGAGTTCACTAAAACAGGAGGTTGTGAAGCAACCGATAACTTAGATACGTTCCCAAGCTTACCAAGTTTTGATTGTGGTACAGCTGTAGACCTTAGTTTTACATACACAGCAATAGATCGTTGTCATCCAAATGGCGTAAGTTGTAGTTCAACATTCTTTGTGCCTGGAATAGTAGGTTTGACAGTAACATGTCCAGATCCAGTTAATTTACCAGCATGTAGTTCTGATGCAGATATTTTAGAAGCCTACAATGCATGGAAAGCAGGCTTTGTTGTCAACGGTGGAGATAATCCAACATCAAATATTGCTTTACTTGAAGCCTTTGACACCACACAATTATTGAATTGTTATGGAGGTACATCTTTAGGCTTTAATTTTTATGCTTATGATGCTTGTCATCCAAATGGAGTAAATTGTCGTTCAGATTTTATAATTGATTCAAGTGAAATATTAGGATTAAGTAGAAAACCAGCTGATGTAACTACATCAGCCTGTGTAAATCCAGCAGATGAGTTTGCAGCATGGATTTTAGCTTTAGAAAATATGACAGTATCAGGAGGTTGTAATGCTGAGGTTGAGTATTCAGTAGATTTAGCAACATTGTCTGTAAGTGGCTATTGTAATACAACAGCACAAGTCGTATCAGTAGATATTAATGCTAAGGATGATTGTGGAGAAACAAATCCAGTAACAGCAACGTTTACAGTTCCAGCTTACTCAAATGATTTAGCTTTAATTGGTGATTGCCCAACAGAAAATGGAGTAGATGGCTGTTCAACCAATGCAGAGATTTCAGCAGCTTTCGATACATGGAAAGCAGCAGTATTAGCTAACTTTAGTGCAACAGGAGGTTGTAATGCAGAGGTAGAATATTCTACAGATGTATCAGCTTTACAAGCACCAACTCAATGTGGAACCGCAGACCAAATCATTTCAGTAGATATAAATGCTAAGGATGAATGTGGACAAACTTCAGTAACAACATGTAGCTTTACAGTTAAAGCTTTTGATTCTACCTTAGAAGTGACAGATGTATCAGATGAGAGTTATGATTCATGTGATTATACAAGTCAGTCAGGAGTAGATTCAGCATTCCAAGCATTTTTAGATAAGTTTGGTTATACAGGAGGTTGTGATGCTTCAGGACAATTGGCAAGTGCTTATAGTGCACCAGACTTATGTGTTGGAGGAACAGTAAATGTGACGTATAACGTAACCGATTTATGTGAATCTGACAATGAAACAGCAAGTTTCACGATTACACCATCAGCAGCATTAGAGGTAAGTTGTCCATCAGCTGTTAGTTTAGATTCGTCTTCTACAGAGCAAGAGATATCAGATGCTTATGAAGCATGGAAATTAGAGTTCACTAAAACAGGAGGCTGTGAAGCAACCGATAACTTAGGAACTTTCCCAAGCTTACCAGATTTTAATTGTGGAACAGCAGTAGATCTTAATTTTACATATAGAGCAACAGACCGTTGTCATCCAAATGGTGTGACTTGTAGTTCAACATTCTATGTTCCTGGAGTAACAGGATTAACAGTAAATTGTCCAACAGATGTAAATTTAGACTCATGTACAAGTTCAGCAGATATCTTAACGGCTTATAATTTATGGATAGCAGGATTTGGAGTCAATAATGGCGATAGTCCAACATCTAATATTGGAGATATACCAGCATTACCAGCTTATGAGTGTGGAACAGCAATAGACTTATCATTTACATTGTCTGCAACGGATACTTGTAATCCAAATGGCGTAAGTTGTACATCAACATTTAAAGTTGAAGCAGCAGCAGACTTAACATTAGTAGGTACTTGCCCAACAGTTAATGAAGTTGATGGCTGTTCAACCAATGCAGAGATTTCATCAGCGTTTGAGATATGGAAAGCTGCAGTTTTGGCTAATTTTAGTGCCACAGGAGGTTGTAATGCAGAGGTTGAATATTCAACAGATGTATCTGCTTTACAAGCACCAACACAATGTGGAACAACAGATCAAGTAATATCAGTAGATGTAAACGCTAGTGACGATTGTGCAAAAACAACCGCTATAACATGTAGCTTTACAGTTAAAGCTTTTGAATCAACTTTAGAGTTAGCTGAAGTAGCAGACGAGAGTTATGCGTCATGTGATTATGCAGATCAAACTGGAGTAGATGCAGCCTTCCAAACGTTTTTAGATAAGTTTGGTTATACAGGAGGATGTGATGCATCAGGACAATTGGCAAGTGTTTATAGTGCTCCAGACTTATGTGCTGGAGGAACAGTAAGCGTAACGTATGATGTCACTGATTTATGTGAGAATGGTAGTGATACAGCAAGTTTCACGATTACACCTTCAGAAGTATTAGAAGTGAGTTGCCCAACAGCAGTTAATTTAGATGCCTCTTCAACACAGCAAGAAATAGAAGCTGCCTATGCAGCATGGAAATTAGGATTCAGCATGACAGGAGGCTGTGAAGCAACTGATAATTTAGGAAGCTTCCCAAGCTTACCTAGTTATGTTTGTGACACCAGTATTGATTTATCATTTGACTATGTTGCAACAGATCGTTGTCATCCAAATGGTGTAAGTTGTAGTTCTACTTTTAATGTTGAAGGACGTGAGTCTGTAAATGCAGGAGGAAATGGAGCGCTTACAATTTGTGAAAATGGAACAGTTACTGCTCAAGAGTTATTTGAAGCTTTAGGAGGTGATCCTGATGAAGGTGGAACATGGAGTCCAGAACCAAATGGGGCAAATATATATACTTACACGGTTCAAGGAACTGATCCTTGTCCTGATGCTATGGCAACAATAACAGTTGAAGAATTGAATCTAGAAATTTCAGCTAGTGAACCAATATGTGATGAAGAGATTGGAACTTATACAGTAAATGTTCAAGTTTCAGAAGGAACAGTTTCAAGTACGTTAGGGATTCCAGTTGATAATGGTGGTGGTTCTTGGACTATTATTAATATTCCAACAGATAATAATATTGTTGTAACCACAACATCAACGGTTTCTAATGATGTAGAATGTACTAGTTATATTGAAGTGATCTCTCCAGATTGTATTTGTATAGAGTTAGAAGTAGATTATACAGATGTATCATGTTTTGGTCTTGATGATGGAACAATAACTATAAGTTATGTAACAGAAGGAGCAATAGTAACTGTAAATGGTGATCTGTATGATGCTGACATGTTTTATGAGCCAGGAACTTATACTGTTGTGGCTTATTTTGAAGGTAATGACGATGACGATTGTATCATTTCTCAAGATGTCACAATTGTAGAACCAGTATTAGTTGATGTACAGGTGAGTTCTACGGATGCGACTTGTTTTGGAGCTGATGATGGCACGATAACTATAGAAAGTTTAAGTGAAGGTGCATTTTATACAATTAAATTAAATGGTATTGGTTCAGATCTAAGCGGACAAGATTATTTTTCTCCAGGAACTTATGTTGTAGAAGCTAAATTAATTGATAATGCATTAAATAGAAATGGTTCATTTGATAAAAAGAATGAAACTACTAGATCTCAAAACCCATGTGTTGATGGGAAATTAGTTGTAATTGGAGAGCCAAATGAGTTGATTTGTAAAATTGGTTCACCATTAAGTGGAGATTTAGTTAAATGTCAAGAGAGTTTTGATAATACTTTATCTGTTGCTGCTTTAGGAGGAACAGGTCCCTACACTTATGAGTGGACTATAAATAAAGTAGGAAGAATACATGGTTGGGCATTTGATTCAGCTATAGATGGTTCAACAATTAGCTATTTTACAGGTATTGAAAATGTTAGGTTTACTGTTGAAATTACAGATGCTAATGGTTGTACAACAATGTGTGATTATCAGCTATCTTCTACATGTTCGAAGTCAGATTATTACAACATGTTTGGAAGAGATAATGATTTTAATTTTGAAACATTCCCTAATCCAACTAAAGGTAAGTTAACTATCAAGACTAATAGATTAACTGATAATAATGCAATTGTAGAGCTTTATGACTTGATTGGGACTAGAATATTTAGTCAATCATTTAATAAGATTAGTGATAAGAAAATTAATATTGATCTTTCTGGTTTAGCGAGTCAAGTGTATTACTTAAAAGTAATTACCAAAGATGGAACTAAAATCAAAAAAGTTATTCTAGATAAATAA
- a CDS encoding cupin domain-containing protein has product MKKYTVQHSPFIVPTTDGKVIKEHFGLATNGNSDISIAHMIAPPGWSEPFQTPEFDEYTFILKGKKQFIIEGETVILSEGESIKIEKNTKVQYSNPFQDVCEYIAICKPAFSMELVNRDE; this is encoded by the coding sequence ATGAAAAAATACACTGTACAACATTCCCCATTTATTGTACCTACTACTGATGGAAAAGTAATTAAAGAGCATTTTGGTCTTGCTACAAATGGCAATTCCGATATAAGCATTGCTCATATGATTGCGCCACCAGGTTGGAGTGAACCCTTTCAAACTCCCGAATTTGACGAATACACCTTTATTTTAAAAGGAAAAAAACAATTTATTATTGAAGGAGAAACCGTCATCTTATCGGAAGGAGAATCTATCAAAATAGAAAAAAACACCAAAGTTCAATACTCAAATCCATTTCAAGACGTTTGCGAATATATTGCTATATGTAAACCCGCTTTTTCAATGGAATTAGTTAATAGAGATGAGTAA
- the rluF gene encoding 23S rRNA pseudouridine(2604) synthase RluF, producing the protein MSEQLKRINKYLSEAGYCSRREADKLIDAKRVTINGVVPEMGTKVAISDEVHVDGKLIKNTKEAFVYLAFNKPIGIVCTTDTRVEKDNIIDFINYPKRIFPIGRLDKPSEGLILLTDDGDIVNKILRASNNHEKEYIVTVDKPISQTFITRMSGGIYIDDLKKTTKKCEVEKLSKFSFRIVLTQGLNRQIRRMCDYLNYEVQTLKRVRIMNIALDTPVGEYRELTQDEFKELSALLENSQKNYQAKSTRT; encoded by the coding sequence ATGTCAGAACAATTAAAAAGAATCAATAAATACCTTAGCGAAGCTGGATATTGCTCACGACGTGAAGCAGATAAATTAATTGATGCTAAACGTGTAACTATTAACGGAGTCGTTCCTGAAATGGGAACAAAAGTCGCTATTAGCGATGAAGTACATGTAGATGGAAAATTAATTAAAAACACTAAAGAAGCATTTGTTTACCTAGCTTTCAACAAGCCTATTGGCATTGTTTGCACAACAGATACTAGAGTAGAAAAAGATAATATAATTGACTTTATTAATTATCCTAAGCGCATCTTTCCTATTGGACGATTAGACAAACCAAGTGAAGGTTTGATTCTCTTAACTGATGATGGAGATATCGTAAATAAAATTCTTCGCGCTAGTAATAATCACGAAAAAGAATACATAGTAACCGTAGACAAACCTATTTCTCAAACCTTCATAACACGTATGTCTGGAGGAATTTATATTGATGATTTAAAAAAGACCACTAAGAAATGTGAAGTTGAAAAACTGAGCAAGTTTTCATTCAGAATTGTATTGACACAAGGATTAAACAGGCAAATTAGACGCATGTGCGATTATTTAAACTACGAAGTACAAACTTTAAAACGTGTCAGAATCATGAACATTGCTTTAGACACTCCTGTTGGAGAATATCGTGAACTCACCCAAGATGAATTTAAAGAACTGAGTGCTTTACTTGAGAATTCTCAAAAGAATTATCAAGCAAAGTCAACTAGAACATAA
- a CDS encoding LytR/AlgR family response regulator transcription factor, with the protein MLLKLKDISNSKQSVLIIALIIVIAITFETFQQLYYIKRFQIADDITFFDILKTQSYRWLIWLIFSFILIKFVKAQTTRKKTTLGLFKLIGIIFSLIFINMITISLIQMMLSNNEFSITELFSEYIPFFTYQKAPIYTLGYIAISLILYLYFENEKLQIEVQQLSELKLTNSKLYQKLRSQVDEKSTVLNIKIGNKRKIIPVDQISWIEADDYCVKVHTITNKTYTMRSSLKALEEKLNTNFLRVHRKAIVNMDLATELHLANTPNLILQNETEVPVSKSNLKTVKDFLNSI; encoded by the coding sequence TTGCTTTTAAAGCTAAAAGACATATCAAACTCTAAACAAAGTGTACTAATTATCGCTTTAATCATAGTAATTGCTATTACTTTTGAAACCTTTCAGCAACTGTATTACATTAAAAGGTTTCAGATAGCAGATGATATCACATTTTTTGATATTCTAAAAACACAATCTTATCGTTGGCTAATTTGGTTGATCTTTTCATTCATTTTAATCAAGTTTGTAAAAGCACAAACTACACGAAAAAAAACAACGCTTGGTCTTTTTAAACTTATCGGAATAATTTTTAGTCTGATATTCATAAATATGATTACCATTTCCTTGATACAAATGATGCTTTCAAATAATGAGTTTTCAATAACTGAATTGTTTTCAGAATATATTCCATTTTTCACTTATCAAAAAGCACCAATTTATACACTTGGCTACATCGCCATAAGTTTGATTCTATATTTATATTTTGAAAATGAAAAGCTTCAAATTGAAGTACAGCAACTTTCAGAATTAAAACTAACAAACAGTAAACTGTATCAGAAATTACGGTCTCAAGTTGATGAAAAATCAACCGTATTAAATATTAAAATCGGAAATAAACGTAAAATTATTCCTGTAGATCAAATTAGTTGGATTGAAGCAGACGATTATTGCGTGAAAGTTCATACGATCACAAACAAAACTTATACAATGCGAAGTTCTCTTAAAGCCTTAGAAGAAAAACTCAACACCAACTTTCTACGTGTCCACAGAAAAGCCATTGTAAACATGGATTTGGCAACAGAATTACATCTTGCAAATACTCCAAACCTTATTCTTCAAAATGAAACTGAAGTTCCTGTATCTAAAAGTAACCTAAAAACTGTTAAAGACTTTTTAAATAGTATTTAG
- a CDS encoding alpha/beta hydrolase produces MKHIIAKLIGIIINFISLFSPRTAGKMAIRLFSSPKRKRLKEVEKDFLETAFIEDLKYNDIRIMTYRWLGKRDTILLAHGWESNSFRWKELIVKLRALDYNIIALDAPAHGRSSGKRFNAVIYSECINVVAKKFNAKIIIGHSVGGMATTFFQHKYQLPTIEKLILLGSPSNFVSVFSRYVNMMGYNMRTSKSMDVIIQERFNNKPEHFNAAKFSESITAKGLLIHDKFDAIIPYSDAEDFRNFYKNAKLITTEGFGHGLKSETIDDHILAFVSN; encoded by the coding sequence ATGAAACATATAATAGCAAAACTAATTGGTATTATTATCAATTTTATAAGCCTGTTTTCTCCTAGAACAGCTGGAAAAATGGCAATTAGATTATTTTCTTCACCAAAACGAAAAAGATTAAAAGAGGTAGAAAAAGACTTTTTAGAAACAGCGTTTATTGAAGATTTGAAATACAACGACATAAGAATAATGACTTACCGTTGGTTAGGAAAAAGAGACACCATTCTATTAGCACATGGCTGGGAAAGTAATTCTTTTAGATGGAAAGAATTAATTGTAAAACTTCGAGCATTAGATTACAATATCATTGCACTTGATGCTCCTGCTCATGGCAGATCAAGTGGAAAACGGTTTAATGCTGTGATTTATTCGGAATGTATTAATGTGGTAGCAAAGAAATTTAATGCAAAAATTATTATTGGACATTCGGTTGGCGGAATGGCAACAACGTTTTTTCAGCATAAATATCAATTGCCTACTATTGAAAAACTAATATTACTTGGATCGCCTTCAAATTTTGTATCTGTTTTTAGTAGATATGTTAATATGATGGGTTATAATATGCGAACATCAAAATCTATGGATGTAATTATTCAAGAGCGATTTAACAACAAACCCGAACACTTTAATGCTGCTAAGTTTTCTGAATCCATAACAGCCAAAGGGCTTTTAATTCATGACAAATTTGATGCTATAATTCCTTATAGTGATGCTGAAGATTTTAGAAATTTCTACAAAAACGCTAAATTAATAACTACTGAAGGGTTTGGTCATGGGCTAAAATCTGAAACTATTGATGATCATATTTTGGCATTTGTAAGTAATTAG